Proteins encoded within one genomic window of Geotalea daltonii FRC-32:
- the gspE gene encoding type II secretion system ATPase GspE: MTPASETEDIARRLGLSFQAEIDDSTVETSLLMRLPLAFARSNLLLPLREEDGTLISAAGNPANLLALDELQGVFSMPVQAVAVPPQTVMDAINRLYGRMSGSAQEVVEELEGVELSAIATEFNEPKDLLDLTDEAPVIRLLNSILFQAVKERASDIHIEPFERELEVRFRIDGILYKMLEPPKVVQEALISRVKIMSGLNIAEKRLPQDGRLRVIVAGRDVDIRVSIIPTFFGERIVLRLLDKQRGVISLTNIGLSENNVKTMERLLSRSNGIILVTGPTGSGKTTTLYAALNRVNSPEKNIITIEDPVEYQLKGVGQIQVNPKIDLTFAHGLRSILRQDPDIIMVGEIRDVETAEIAMQASLTGHLVLSTLHTNDAATAVTRLIDMGIEPFMVASSLSAVMAQRLVRVICPHCREEYEPEREYAGITLPPILYRGRGCEKCFNLGSMGRIGIYEFLPIDSELCSMIIKQAPAGAIKEYAISRGMKTLREDGLAKAAAGITTIEEVLRVTQEDYADLPL; this comes from the coding sequence ATGACCCCGGCCAGCGAGACCGAAGATATTGCCAGAAGGCTGGGGCTATCCTTCCAGGCGGAAATCGACGACAGCACCGTTGAAACTTCTCTGCTCATGCGTCTGCCCTTGGCTTTCGCCCGCAGTAACCTGCTCCTGCCCCTGCGAGAGGAAGATGGCACGCTTATCTCCGCTGCGGGGAACCCGGCAAACCTTTTGGCCCTGGACGAGCTGCAGGGGGTTTTCTCCATGCCGGTGCAGGCTGTTGCCGTGCCGCCCCAGACGGTCATGGACGCCATCAACCGCCTCTACGGCAGGATGTCCGGTTCTGCCCAGGAAGTGGTGGAAGAACTGGAAGGGGTGGAGCTTTCCGCCATAGCCACCGAATTCAACGAACCGAAGGACCTGCTGGATCTCACCGACGAGGCGCCGGTGATCCGCCTCCTCAACTCGATTCTTTTTCAGGCGGTTAAGGAGCGGGCCAGCGACATCCATATCGAGCCCTTCGAGCGGGAACTGGAGGTGCGCTTCAGGATCGACGGCATCCTCTATAAGATGCTGGAGCCCCCCAAGGTGGTCCAGGAAGCTCTCATTTCCCGGGTCAAGATCATGTCCGGCCTCAATATTGCTGAAAAGAGGCTACCCCAGGACGGCCGACTCCGGGTCATCGTTGCCGGGCGAGACGTGGATATCCGCGTCTCCATCATCCCCACCTTCTTCGGCGAGCGGATCGTGCTGCGGTTGTTGGACAAACAGCGGGGGGTCATCTCCCTGACAAACATCGGTCTCTCGGAAAATAATGTCAAAACCATGGAGCGGCTCCTCTCCAGAAGCAACGGCATCATCCTGGTAACGGGACCTACCGGCAGCGGCAAGACAACCACCCTCTATGCTGCACTTAACCGGGTCAACTCCCCCGAAAAGAATATCATTACCATCGAAGATCCGGTGGAATATCAGCTGAAAGGGGTGGGACAGATTCAGGTAAATCCCAAAATCGACCTCACCTTTGCCCATGGGCTGCGCTCCATACTGCGTCAGGACCCGGATATCATCATGGTCGGCGAGATCCGCGACGTGGAAACGGCGGAAATAGCCATGCAGGCCAGCCTCACCGGCCACCTGGTACTCTCCACCCTCCACACCAACGATGCCGCCACCGCTGTCACCCGGCTCATCGATATGGGCATCGAGCCGTTCATGGTTGCCTCATCCCTGTCGGCGGTCATGGCCCAGCGGCTGGTGCGGGTCATTTGCCCCCACTGCCGCGAAGAATACGAGCCGGAACGCGAATATGCAGGCATCACCCTGCCCCCCATCCTCTATCGGGGCCGGGGCTGCGAAAAGTGCTTCAACCTGGGCTCCATGGGGCGGATCGGCATCTATGAATTCCTGCCTATCGATTCGGAGCTCTGCTCCATGATCATCAAGCAGGCCCCGGCCGGCGCCATCAAGGAATATGCCATCTCCAGGGGTATGAAGACCCTGCGGGAAGACGGTCTGGCCAAGGCTGCTGCGGGGATCACCACCATCGAAGAGGTACTGCGGGTAACCCAGGAGGATTATGCCGACCTTCCGCTATAG